The DNA region CGTTCATCAACATTATCGTTAACTTCCAGTCCGTTTTCACGCCCAGTAGCTGGCATAATTTGCCACACCCCACGGGCTCCAGCCGGAGAAACGGCATTGGTCAGTCCGCTTTCAATTACGGCCAAATATTTAAAATCGTCCGGCACCCCATGTTTTGCTAAAATAGGCTCAATTACCGGGAAGTATTTTTTTGCTCGTTTGAACATCAACAGCCCATTAGACTGCCAATAGGTATTTACCAAAAGTTCCCTGTCCATTCGTTCTAAAATATCTGGATTATTAATGGGCATGGGCTCTCCTGCAAAGTTTAAATCTTGAGGTATTTGAAGCGCATAAACGTTATAATCGTTAATTAATTTTTTTTCAAAATTCTCATCAGTTGGCGCGTCTTGCAAAGCATAAACAAACAGTGCGCATAAACTTAATAATCCCACTAACGCCAAGGCTTTCTGTACAATCTTCATCTTTAAAAAGTTTTTTTATAAAATTAAAAAAATAAACCTAGTTGTTTAAAATTATTCTAGGCAAATTTTCATTGAACCATTTATATTTATTTATAATGGCAATATGTGTTCCGTTTTTAATAACGGTGCAATTTTTAATGTATTTTATAGGGAACACTGGATCTTTATCTCCATGAATATGAACAATGTCTTTTCGGTGTTCCTTTTGCTCCCAACATACCATATGTTTTATGGCCCAGCTTAAATATTTAGGATCGTTTACCGAAAGGTATTTTTTATACAACTCCAAACGTTTTGTCATGGTTTTACCGAAAGCATATTTTTCAAAAACATCTATTTTACTGGCCAACTGTGTGGGCAAAATTTTATACGCACAAGTGGTTTTGGCCAAAAGCATTCGTTTTGGGAGTTCGAACATGCTTTTAACACTCGAAACAATAATAAGTTTCCGCGCGTTAATATGCTTATCCATTTGCTGAACCAGCACACCTCCAAAAGACACCCCAACCAATACCACATCTGCATGTTTTATTTTTTTGGACATACGCAGAGCATAATCGTCAAGCCCCTCATTATCAACAGGTATGTCCCACTCTAAAAAATGCATTTTGAATTGGTCTTCAGCTAATTTTATGTACTCAAAAATTTTAGGGCTAGCAGCCATTCCAGGCATAAAATAAACATGTATTAGCTCTTGACTCATAGGACATTAACATCTTAATCGCTTTATTCTTAGCTTTTTTTTGCGTACTTTTGCACAAAGTTATACAAATAGTATCCACTATTTTACATTCCTTATAAATTAAAATATATTATCATGGTTGAAGCTGCAGAATTAATTGACAATGAGTTCTTGCGTCAATTTGAAATTAAAGTTGACGGACAATTAGCAAAAATTGAATACTCATCGCAAGAACGAAAGATCTTTTTAACCAAGCTAGTTATCCCAGAAGACATTAAAGACGAGAATTTTAAAAAGGATTTTTTAGCGCTTGTTTTTGAACAGATTGCCGACCGTAATTTAAGCATTGTGCCCACCAGCCCCGAAATTGCAAAATTTGTGAGAAGCAACCGAAAATACAAACGCATGCTTCCGGTTGGGGTAAGGATTTAACTGATATTTATATCAACAAAAAAGCCGAAATTCAAAATTGAATTTCGGCTTTTTTGTTTTTCGTAAATACTTAAGACACTATTTGGTTTACAAACTGAAATCTTACCAATCCGTCGGCATCAATTTCGGCCAATTCCACCTCGTGTAATGTATTTACCAGTTCGGGGTTCCATGGGGTTTTCACTTTTACGTAGTTTTCAGTAAAACCATGAATATAACCTTCTTTGTTTTCGCTTTCAAAAAGTACCGTTCTGGTAGTTCCTATTTGGCTCTCATAAAACGCACGGCGCTTTTTTACCGATAGTCCACGCAACATTTTGCTGCGTTTGCTTCTTACATTTTTAGGAACTACACCATCCATTTCGGCTGCTTCGGTATTATCCCGTTCGGAATAAGTAAACACATGTAAATATGAAATATCAAGCTCGTTCAAGAAATTGTAGGTCTCCAAGAAGTGCTCATCGGTTTCACCTGGAAACCCAACAATAACATCCACACCAATACAGGCATGCGGCATCACTTCTTTTATTTTCGCAACACGATCCACATAAAGCTCACGCATGTAGCGGCGCTTCATTTTTTTTAGGATGTCGTTACTGCCAGATTGCAACGGTACATGAAAATGGGGCACAAAGGCTCGAGATTTCGACACCAAATCAATCGTGTCGTTTTTCAATAAATTTGGCTCAATTGATGATATTCGAAGGCGTTCAATACCTTCAACTTTATCTAATTCGGTCACCAAATCCAAAAAGGTATGTTCATGTTTTTTATTTCCGAATTCACCTTTCCCGTAATCACCAATATTTACGCCGGTAAGCACAATTTCCTTGATGTTCTGTTCTGAAATCTCCTTGGCGTTTTTCAGCACATTTTCCATCGTATCACTCCGGGAAATACCGCGCGCCAACGGAATGGTACAATAAGTACACTTATAATCACAGCCATCCTGAACCTTTAAAAAAGCACGAGTACGGTCGCCAATGGAATAACTCCCCACGTAGAAATCGGCCTCCTCAATTTCGCAAGAATGCACTTCCCCAAAGTCATTTTTGGAAAGATCGTTTAAATAATCGGTTATTTTGAACTTTTCGGTGGCCCCCAAAACCAAATCCACGCCCTCTACATCGGCCAATTCTTGGGGTTTAAGCTGAGCGTAACAGCCCACGGCTGCGACAAAAGCCTCTGGATTTACCTTCTGGGCCTGTTTTACTATGGTTTTAAAACGCTTATCGGCATTTTCAGTGACCGAGCAGGTATTAATTACATAAATATCTGCCTTTTCCGAAAAATCTACCCGATCAAAGCCCTCGTCGTTAAAACTTCTGGCAATGGTAGAGGTTTCTGAAAAATTCAGCTTGCACCCCAAAGTATAAAACGCCACCTTTTTGTCCATAAACCCTTTTGTTGTTCCGCCATCCTTTTTGGGATTGCTACAGAATCATTTTAATATTTATCTTTACGCTTAAAAGATTGCAAATTTACAACTAATAAACCACATGATAAAACCTGTTTTACGCCAAACAATATCTTATTTATCAATTAGTTGTGCTTTGTTTTTTCTTTTTTCCTGCGGGAGCGGTTCCCGCTCAAACCAAGACCATTTGGTTTTTCGTTACAACGAATACGCCAACATCAACACTTTAGACCCTGCGTTTTCGAGAACTTTGCAAGATAACTCGGTATGCAACCAACTTTACAATGGCTTGGTTCAATTGGATGACGAACTGAATATTTTACCCAGTATTGCAAAAAGTTGGCAGGTTTCGGAAGACGGACTTACTTACTCTTTCAATTTAAGGAACGACGTCTATTTTCACAAACACGCCCTTTTCGGAAAAGACTCTACGAGAACAGTAACAGCTTCCGATTTCACATACAGCTTAAACCGTTTACGCGACGAAAAAATTGCTGCCCCTGGCAGTTGGGTTTTAAATAAAGTAGATGACTTTAAAGCGGTGAACGATACCATTTTCGAAATTTACTTAAAACAGCCGTTCCCCGCATTTATTGGGTTGCTTACCATGAAATACTGCTCGGTGGTGCCCAAGGAAATCGTGGATCATTATGGCAGCGAATTCCGCTCGCACCCCATTGGTACGGGTCCCTTTAAATTTAAACGTTGGGAAGAAAATATAAAATTAGTATTCCGTAGAAACAAAAACTATTTTGAAACGGACGAAAACGGGCAACAACTCCCCTATTTAGAAGCTGTGGCCATTACCTTTTTACCCGATAAACAAAGTGAATTTTTACAGTTCATTCAAGGCAACCTCGATTTTTTAAATAGTTTGGATGCCTCATACAAAGACGAACTCTTAACTGCCGATGGCAAGCTTCGACAGAAATATGCCGAAACCGTTAACATGATTCGTGGCCCGTATTTAAACACCGAATATTTGGGTTTTTATTTAGATTCGGAAACACCCGAAATACAATCGGAACTCATTAGAAAAGCCATAAACTACGGTTTTGACCGAAAAAAAATGATGGTGTATCTAAGGAACGGCATTGGTAATCCGGCCAACGGAGGCTTTATTCCCATTGGGCTGCAAGGACATGATAAATCGATTGGTTTCACTTATCAACCCGAAAAAGCCAAACAGCTTATCCAACAGTTTAAAGCCGAAAGTGGCATTAAAAATCCCGAAATCACATTGGTAACGACCAGTAATTATTTAAGTTTTTGCGAATTTATTCAGCGTGAGCTTCAAAAGGTAGGATTGAAAATTAATGTGGACGTGATGCCTGAAGCCACTTTGCGTGCGGCACGCTCCAACGGAAAAGTGGACATGTTCCGAAGTTCATGGATTGCCGATTATTTGGATGCCGAAAATTACCTATCGATTTTTTACAGCAAGAATTTTGCTCCGGGTGGCTCCAACTATTTTCATTATAAAAATGCTGAATTTGACAGCTTATACAACAAAGCTTTCACTGTTACCGATATTGAAAAACGAAAATTGCTTTACACTGAAATGGATTCTTTGGCTATGGACAAAGCTTTGATGGTGCCTTTGTATTATGACGAAGTGATTCGGTTTACCCAAAAGCACGTTAGTCGATTGGGTATTAACCCTATTAATCTTTTGGATTTGAGATACGTTAAAAAAGAAAAGGCGAACTAATTACTCCTCAATATTTTTCCCAATATCGCCAATTTCATCTTTTACGACAACAACAGATTTTTTCCAACGGTTTTCCAATAGAGTATAAAATCCCCAAAGCGTGAGCAAACCTACGGGCAGGGACAGTAGGTTAATTCCAAAAGAATTCCAATCAAAACCCCAACCAAATATCCTCATATCTAAAATAGCAACAATAGCCAGCACCACAGCACCTGAAACATAATAAATAACTATACTCAAAATAGCATAGAGCCATTTGCTTTGATTATATTCTTCGGCCAAATCATAAAACCGTTTTCCTATAAAGTAAATAAGTAAAATCCCGAGCATGAACTATTCTCTTCTATATTTTTTAGTCTCTTCAAAAACATGCTCCAGAATCGCTTTGTCCTGTTCGGTGAATTCCATGTTACGGCGTGCCATTACTACCTCGGCCACTTCAAAAGCTTTTTTGGTCAAGTAAGTGGTGAAACCACCGCTACCGCCCCAACTGAAACTGGGAACAAAATTTCTAGGGAAACCGCTGCCAAAAATATTGGCACTTACGCCCACAACGGTCCCGGTATTAAACATGGTATTGATGCCACATTTACTGTGATCGCCCATCATGAGTCCGCAAAACTGCAGTCCGGTTCTGGCAAAGCTCTCGGTTTGGTAATCCCATAGCCTTACTTCGGCATAGTTATTTTTAAGATTTGAGGTATTGGTATCGGCACCCAAATTGCACCATTCGCCTAAAACGGAATTGCCCAAATAGCCATCGTGACCTTTATTGGAATTGGCAAACATGACAGAATTGTTAATCTCTCCGCCGGCTTTACAACTGGGGCCAATGGTAGTTGGCCCATAAATTTTTGCGCCTATTTTAATAGTTGCCCCTTGGCAAAGTGCCAACGGCCCACGAATAATAGAACCTTCCATGATTTCAGAATTTCTACCAATGTAAATCGGACCTTTACTCGCATTGAGCGTAGTGAATTCCAGTTTTGCCCCTTTTTCGATAAAAATATTCTCGGGAGCAATAACATTGTTGCTCGACGGAATAGGCTGCGAACTTCTATTTTTTGTTATCAGCGTATAATCTTCCTGAATGGCTTCACCGTTTTTTGAGAAAATATGCCAAGCATGTTCAATCTTTACGATATCTTCAGTAAATTCAACAGCTTCATAATCATCAAAATCAATATCTTCCTGGGCTTCCTTAGCAAAAAAGGCAATAACATCTTCATCCTTAAAAATGGCCTGGTTTTCTTTTAAATCCTTAACCATTTCCACCAATTCCAAATTAGGGAGGTATGAAGCGTTTATCATTACATTTTCTTCCATTTCCACCATAGGAAATTTATCAGAAAGATAATCTTCAGTAACCGTTGTGGTTGTGGTATCTAAAAACGACTCCCATTTTTCCCTAATGGTTAGTATGCCAACACGTATATCGGCTACAGGTCTGGTAAATGTAAAGGGCAACAAGTTGTTGCGCGAGGGTCCATCAAAAAGAATATAATTCATAATAGCTGGTGTTGTAAACTACGGCAAAGGTTTTTAAAGTCCTTCACTTCGTTTTTTTGCACATTCAAATGTAGCTTAATTGTACAAAACAAAAAAGCCTTTCATTGCTGAAAGGCTTAAAAAATATATTGTTACTAAGATTATTTTTTAAACTTAGCGTATTTGTTTTTGAACTTATCGATACGACCGGCAGTATCAACCAATTTAGATTTACCAGTGTAGTATGGGTGCGATGTTCTGGAAATTTCCATCTTAACTAATGGATACTCAACACCGTCAACTTCAATTGTTTCATTAGTATCGGCAGTAGATTTAGTTAAAAATACATCGTCGTTAGACATGTCTTTAAACGCCACTACTCTATAATTTTCTGGATGTATACCTTTTCTCATCGCTAAATGCTTTTTATTCTTTTCAATTTTGGAAGTGCAAATTTAAGTATTTTTTACAAATGCGCAACACTTTTTTGTATTTTTTATTTCAACCACAAATGTAACGTTTTAGTATCTTTGGCCACTAACCTGTCAGCTAACAAAAACGAGCACAATATTATGGAAAAATCTTTGAAATCTATTGCCACCAATTACGGTTTGTATTTGGGTGTTGCACTATCGCTTATTACCGTTTTGGCCTACGCCATTAACATTGAGTTGCTGACCAATATGTGGCTGGGCATATTTATAATGATAGCCATTATTGTTTTTGGCATTATTTCGGTTGCCAAAACCAAACAAGCCCAAGGTGGTTATGCGAGTTTTAAACAGGCCTTTACTTCGTATTTCATAACCGTTCTTTTAGGGCTGGTAATTAGCACATTAGTTTCTTTCCTATTATTTAATGTTATCGATACCGAAGCTGCCGAAGTATTAAAACAAAAAACTATCGAGCAAACGGTTACCATGCTTGAAGGCTTTAATACGCCCACAGAAGTTATCGATCAAACGGTACAGCAAATAGAATCGCAAAATCAATATTCCATTGGCAACATACTAAAAGGTCTGGCTGGTTATTTGGTGCTTTTCAGTATAATAGGGCTTATTGTTGCCGCCGCGTTGAAAAAAAATAATCCGGACGCCGAATAATTCAGTACTTTTGGACTATTGAATTCAGAATCCATTTAAATGAACATATCTGTAGTTATACCACTACTTAACGAACAGGAATCTTTAACAGAATTACACGATTGGATTGTAAACGTTATGCAGTCCAATCGTTTTTCGTATGAAATCATTTTTATTGACGATGGCAGCACCGACGGTTCTTGGGAAACTATCTCCAAATTTTCTGAACAAAATGATAACGTAAAAGGTATTCGTTTTTTGAAAAACTTCGGAAAATCGCAGGCTCTCCACGCAGGTTTTGAAAAAGCCGAAGGCGATGTAGTCATTACTATGGATGCCGATTTACAGGACAGCCCCGATGAAATTCCCGAACTATATAATATGATAACCAACAGCGGTTTCGATTTGGTTTCGGGCTGGAAAAAGAAACGCTACGATTCGGTTATTTCAAAAAACATGCCGTCCAAACTCTTTAATTGGGCGGCACGGAAAACATCGGGTGTAAAACTAAACGATTTTAACTGCGGATTGAAAGCTTACAGAATTGATGTCGTAAAAAATATTGATGTCAATGGCGAAATGCACCGCTATATTCCCGTGCTTTCAAAAAATGCGGGTTTCACCAAAATTGGCGAAAAAGTGGTTCAGCACCAAGCCCGAAAGTATGGCGTCACCAAATTTGGGATGAACCGATTTATCCACGGCTTTTTAGATTTGATTACCATTTGGTTTTTATCGCGTTTTGGCAAGCGCCCTATGCACTTGTTCGGCGCATTGGGTTTTATTATGTTTGCCATTGGTTTTGCCTTTTCGGCCTATTTGGGCGTCGACAAATTGTTTTTAAACCCTAGCGGAAGGCTCATCACCCAGCGTCCGCAATTCTATATTGCCCTAGCCACAATGGTTATTGGCACGCAATTTTTTGTGGCCGGATTTTTAGGCGAAATCGTTCTTCGAAACAAATCCGATAAAAAACGCTATTTAATCAAAGAGAAATTGAATTTAAATTAAGATTTTTCAAACTATTTATTAACTTTAAAAACTTCATCCATCCGTAGGATGATTAACAGCTATTAATTAATTTTGATCTAAACTTTCAAGAGATTATGATACACATTGAACCCAAAATTTTAGAACGGATCAATGCTTGGCTTACTCCAGCATTTGATGAAAACACACAAACGACGATTAAAGAGAGTATTGCCAACAACCCGAAAGATATTCAAGAAAGTTTTTATAAAGATTTAGAGTTTGGAACAGGAGGAATGCGCGGTGTCATGGGCGTAGGCACCAACCGTATCAATAAATATACTTTAGGAAAAAGCACCCAGGGGTTAAGCAATTATTTACACAAGCAATTTCCTGGCGTGACTCCAAAAACCGTAATCGCTTATGATTGCCGCCACAACAGTAAAACTTTGGCCAAGGTTGTTGCCGATGTGTTTTCGGCCAACGGCATTGAGGTTTATCTTTTTGAAGATTTACGCCCAACACCAGAATTATCGTTCGCGGTAAGACATCTAAAATGCCACTGTGGAATTGTTTTAACGGCATCGCACAACCCACCAGAATACAATGGCTACAAGGTGTATTGGCAAGATGGGGGCCAATTGGTGCCACCACACGACAGCGCCGTAATTGATATGATAAACGAGTTGGACTACGCCGACATCAAATTTGAAGCCAATAACGATTTAATTCATTATATAGGAAAAACGGTTGACGGTGCTTTTGTTGATGCCTCGGTTGACAACGGATGCGTTGGCGCTACCCAAGCCGCTAAAGACGATTTAACCATTGTGTTTACTTCGCTTCACGGCACTTCGATAACGGCAGTACCTGAAACCTTAAAACAGGCGGGGTACAAAAACGTTCATATTGTAAAAGAACAGGAAGTACCCAATGGTGGTTTCCCAACGGTAAAATCGCCCAACCCCGAAGAGCCAGCGGCCCTAAAAATGGCTTTGGAATTGGCCGAAAAAGTAAATGCCGATATCGTTATTGGCACCGACCCCGACTGCGACCGTTTGGGTGTGGCCGTTCGGAATTCCGAAAATGAGCTGCAATTGCTCAACGGAAACCAAACCATGTTGATGATGACCGATTTCCTTTTGAAAAAATGGAAAAACGAAGGCAAAATAAAAGGCAAGGAATTTATTGCCACAACCATTGTTTCTACCCCAATGCTTAACCGATTGGCAGAAGCTTACGGTGTTGAAAATAAAATTGTACTTACCGGTTTTAAATGGATCGCCAAACTGATTCACGATTTCCCTGAATTAGATTTTATTGGTGGCGGCGAAGAAAGTTTTGGCTATATGGTGGGCGATTTTGTTCGCGATAAAGATGCGGTTACCTCAACATTATTGGCTTGCGAAATTGCAGCCATTGCAAAATCGAATGGCAGTTCGTTCTTTGAGGATCTTTTAAAACTATATACCGAGCACGGTTTCTATAAAGAAAAATTAGTATCGCTTACCAAAAAAGGGATTGAAGGCGCCGAGGAAATCAAGCAAATGATGACAGATGCCCGAAACAATACGTTAAAAGTCATCAACGGTTCAAAAGTGGTTCGTTTTGAAGACTATAGTTTATCAACATCTAAAAATATGTCCACGGGAGAAGAAAGCAAACTGGATATTCCAAAATCGAATGTTTTGATCTATTACACCGAAGACGGCAGCCAAGTGGCCCTGCGCCCCAGCGGTACAGAACCAAAAATAAAATTCTACGTAAGCGTAAATACCAAATTAAATAATGTTTCCGATTTTAAAAAGACCGAAGCCGAACTCGATGCCAAGGCCGAAGCCATTTTAAAAGACATGAAATTAATTTAATAACCCGTATCTTTGCTAAAAATTCACATGCTTTTATGGTTTCCATAAAAGCATGTTTTATAAATAGACAATTCTGGTTTAATGAATCATTTTTATAATATTTTAAGGTACGCCAAACCTTATAAAAGTTATGCTTTTGGGCATATTATTTCCAACGTGTTTTATGCACTATTCGGCACCCTGTCTTTTATCGCATTAATACCAATGCTCGATATTTTATTCGAAAAAAAGGACGAGGTTACCCAAATTGCCAAACCCGTTTACGATGGCATTGGCGGATTAAAAGACTACTACAAAGATTTTTTGGCTTACCATGTTAACCAATACGCCGAAAACGACCCGCAAAAAGCATTGCTATTGGTGGTTGGACTTATCATTTCCTTGTTTTTACTAAAAAACATTTTTGGCTATTTGGCCAATTATTTCATGGTGTTTTTAAGAAATGGCGTGGTACGCGATTTACGGAATGCCGTTTACACCAAAACGGTAGAACTGCCACTCTCCTACTTTTCAGAACAAAAGAAAGGTGATATTATGGCCCGTGTTACTAACGATGTGGCTACACTTCAATATTCCATGCTTCCGGTTTTGGAGCTTATTGCCAGAGAACCGTTAATGATTATTTTCACATTAATAGGTATGGTTATTTTGAGCGCCAAGCTTACCATTTTTGTGTTCATTTTTATTCCGATATCGGGTATTATTATTTCAAGAATCGGAAAGAGTTTAAAACGAAAATCAGATCGCGTTCAAAACGAACAGGGCGTAATTCTTTCTACTTTAGAAGAAACCTTAACCGGATTGCGCATTATTAAAGGTTTTAACGCCGAACAAAAATTCGACAATAAATTCAGGGAAAGTTCAAACCGATTTTACAACTTTTCGAACAAACTTTTGAACCGCCAAAACCTCGCCTCTCCAACCAGTGAATTTTTAGGCATTTTGGTAATTTCTATTTTATTGTGGTATGGAGGCCAATTGGTGTTGGTTGATGGCTCTTTGGATGGTAGTTCTTTTATCGCTTTTATGGGCTTAGCCTATAATATTATGGTACCGGCAAAGGCGATTTCTAGAGGACTTTACAACATCAAACAAGGAAATGCCGCAGCCGAGCGCATCCAAGAAATTATCGATACGCCAAACCCGCTGCGCGATAAACCAAATGCCATTGAAAAAACCGATTTCAATTCAGAAATTGAATTCAAAAACATTTCGTTTAAATATCAAGATGATTATGTCTTGAAGAATTTCTCGTTAACCATTCCCAAAGGAAAAACCGTGGCTCTAGTAGGGCAATCGGGCAGTGGAAAATCGACCATTGCCAACTTAATTACCCGTTTTTACCACGTTAATAAAGGCGAGATTTTAATTGACGGCATCAACATCAACAACATTACCACGAGTTCACTACGCAAACAATTGGGCATCGTTACCCAAGATGCCATTTTGTTTAACGATACCATAAAAAACAACCTTAAACTGGGGAACGAAAACGCCACGGACGAAGCGGTTATTGAAGCACTAAAAGTGGCCAATGCCTGGGAATTTGTAAAAGAACTGCCCCATGGCATCGATACCAACATTGGTGATGCAGGGAACAAA from Tamlana crocina includes:
- a CDS encoding ABC transporter ATP-binding protein; the encoded protein is MNHFYNILRYAKPYKSYAFGHIISNVFYALFGTLSFIALIPMLDILFEKKDEVTQIAKPVYDGIGGLKDYYKDFLAYHVNQYAENDPQKALLLVVGLIISLFLLKNIFGYLANYFMVFLRNGVVRDLRNAVYTKTVELPLSYFSEQKKGDIMARVTNDVATLQYSMLPVLELIAREPLMIIFTLIGMVILSAKLTIFVFIFIPISGIIISRIGKSLKRKSDRVQNEQGVILSTLEETLTGLRIIKGFNAEQKFDNKFRESSNRFYNFSNKLLNRQNLASPTSEFLGILVISILLWYGGQLVLVDGSLDGSSFIAFMGLAYNIMVPAKAISRGLYNIKQGNAAAERIQEIIDTPNPLRDKPNAIEKTDFNSEIEFKNISFKYQDDYVLKNFSLTIPKGKTVALVGQSGSGKSTIANLITRFYHVNKGEILIDGININNITTSSLRKQLGIVTQDAILFNDTIKNNLKLGNENATDEAVIEALKVANAWEFVKELPHGIDTNIGDAGNKLSGGQKQRLSIARAVLKSPPIMILDEATSALDTESERLVQVALENMMKNRTSIVIAHRLSTIQNADEIVVLNKGEIVEQGKHNALIEQKGVYQKLVEMQSFE